From Amycolatopsis sp. WQ 127309:
CGCGCCGGAGCTGCTCGACCTCGCCGGCACCCCCGGGCACCTCGCGCCGCTCAACGACACCGACTGGCGCGCGACCTACACCGGCGCCTGGAGCTACTCCAACGGCCGGCACCTGGGCGACCTCGGCGCCGACGTCCACTACACCCAGAACGACGGCGACGCCTTCAGCTACACCTTCACCGGCACCGGGCTCCAGGTCCTGACCGAGACGAACACGGACGAAGGCGACCTCGACGTCTACGTCGACGGCGTCAAGAACCAGACGGTGTCGGCGAAGAGCACCGAACGGCTCGCGCAGCAGGCCGTCGTCTCGGTCACCGGGCTCGCCAAGGGGAAGCACACGGTCCGCGTGGTCAAGGCGGGCGGCGACTACCTGCTGATCGACGGCTTCACCGTCATCCCCGACGTCGTCGCGCCGGTGCACGACATCGCCTTCGAAGGGATCACCTTCGCCTACACGACCTGGACCGCCCCGAGCACCGCGGGTTACATCGACAACCAGGCCGGCATCCTCTGGGACCCGGTGACCCGCACCCCGACGCGGATCCCCGCCGCCGTGCAGGTGCACCGCGGCGCGCGGATCGGGTTCACCGGCGTGACCGTGCAGCACACCGGGACCAGCGGCATCGACCTCGCCGACCAGACCCAGGGCTCGGCGGTGTCGGGCAGCTCGATCACCGACATCGGCGGCAGCGGGGTCGCGGTGGGCGAGGTCGACGACTACTACCAGACCCAGCCCGCGCTGATGACCAGCGGAAACAGCGTCTCCGGCAACACCGTGCAGCGGCCGGGCCAGGAGTACCAGGACGCGGTCGGCGTCTGGGTCGGCCACAGCCGCGGGACCACGTTGTCCCACAACGACATCGGCTACACGCCGTATTCGGGCGTGTCGATCGGCTGGGGCTGGGGCTGGGCGTCGAGCTGCGCGCTGCAGGCCCAGCAGGGCCTGGCTGACCCGTGCCTGCACGGCACGACCTACACCGGTGACAACCACGTCGTCGGCAACCACGTGCACAGCGTGATGGGCGTGCTGTTCGACGGCGGCCCGGTCTACACCCTCGGCGGGCAGGCGTCGCCGTCGGAGTTCGTCGGCAACGTGCTCGGCGAGTGCGTCAACGGCTGCAACATGATCTACCACGACGAGGGCAGCTCGCTGTGGAACACCCACGACAACGTGGTGGAGTTCAGCAACGGCTCGCTGTGGCTGAACCTGTGGACGCCGACCATCCACGACGACTCGATCCACGGCAACTTCACCGACACCGACCGCTACAACAACAACGGCACGGCCATCGACCTCACGCCCTCCACGGTGGTCACCGACGGCCGCTGGCCGCCCGCCGCGCAGGCGATCATCGACGCGGCCGGGCCGGGCACCCCGCCCGGCACGGTGCTCGACGACGACGACCTGCGGATCTCCTACACCGGGAGCTGGTCCTCGAGCGGCTCGCGCACCTACGGCGACCTCGAAAACGGGGTGCACTACACCCAGCAGGACGGTGCTTCCGCGTCGATCACCTTCACCGGGACCGGGATCAGTCTCCTCACCGAGACCAATTCCGACGAAGGGGATATCGGCGTCACGCTCGACGGTGCCGACAAGGGCACCGTCAGTGCGAACACCACCCAGCGGCAAAGCCGATTCCCCGTTTATTCGGTGACCGGGCTCGCCGCCGGGCGGCACACGCTGACCGTTGCCAAGAAGAGCGGAACCTATTTCCTGGTGGACGGCTTCCGCGTCGAATAGCGGTTCAGTGGTTCAGCAGCCGCAGGTCGACCGCGTCGGCCATGGCCTGCATGCCGGCTTCGTTCGGGTGGATGTGATCACCCGAGTCGAAGCCGGCCCGCAGTGCTCCGGGATCGGAGGGGTCTTGCGTCGCCTGGTCGAAGTCGACGACGCCGTCGAACTGCCCGCCGGTGCGGATCCAGGCGTTCGCCGCCTGGCGGATGGTCTCGCCGTGCTCGCTGTAGCCGCCGGATCCCTTGTCCGGCAGCATGGTCGCGCCGATGATCCGCACGCCGGCCGCGTGTGCCTGGCGGATCAGCTCGCGGTAGCCGTCGATCAGGTGCTGCGCGGTCAGCGGGACGCCGCCGGGGCCGGCGTTGTTGCCGATGTCGTTGATGCCCTCCAGGAGGATCACCGTCCGGACACCGGGTTGCGCCAGCGCGTCGTGGGCGAACCGCTTGAGGGCGCTGACGCCCTGCCAGATGTTCGGCACGTCGGTCAGCACCCGGTTGCCGCCGATCCCGGCGTCGACCACGGCGCTCGGGTGCGGCCCGGCCAGCCGGCGGGCGAGGTCGTCCGGCCAGCGGCGGTACGCACTCGCCGGGGTGTTGTAGCCGTCGGTGATGGAGTCGCCGAAGGCCACCACGGTGCCGCGCGCGGCGGGGGAGACGACGTCCAGACCGGACAGGTAGTACCAGGAAGTCGTTGCGGCGACGTAGTTCCCGTCTTCGGTGTCGGCGGCGAAGTCGCCCGGTTTCGAGAGGTAGGAGACGTCGAACGCGTCGGAGTGCCAGGTCGCCGAGCTGGTCGCCTGGGGCAGGTACAGGCTCACGAGCAGGTTCTGCTCCGCTTGCACGGACAGCGGCACCGGATCGCTGACGACCTCCTGGCCCGCCGGGATCGTGAACGTTTTCGCGTGCGAGAACGTCACTGCGTGCCCGGAGCCCGCGACGGCGGTCGCCTCGCCGGCCTGCAGCGCGAGGCTCACCGCGCCGACGGCGAGGGGAGTGGTGCCGCGCAGGTTGGACAGGTGCACGCGTAGGGCGGCACCGCCGACGCTGGGGTGCACGACCATCCGCAGCGTCCGGTCGGTGAAGTTCGGGCCGCCGATCGTCATGCTCGGCGACCAGGCCGAAACCCGGTGAACGGCGGACGAATCAGTTTCGGCAATGGCGGTGTTCGTGCTGCCCGAAATCAGCAATACTATGGCCGCCGTCGCCGGCAAAGCCCTTTTGGTCATCACGGGAAATCACCTTCTTCGGTGGGGAGGCCACAGTTTTACCGCGCGTTTCCGGAAATGACCAGCGGCGGTGGTGCGGGACCGGTTCGTGCCCGGCCCGGCCGGGCCGTAGAGTTCGAGGAGACGGCCGGCGACCGGCCCGGGTGCACCGTGAGGGAGGGGCGTACGTGGCCGGTTCCGACGACGTGTTCTTCGCCGACGGCGACGTCGGCCGCGACCTGGCCGCGGTCGACTGGGCGGCGACCCCGCTCGGCCCGCCGTCCGGCTGGCCGCAGAGCCTCCGGACCGCGGTGGACATCCTCGTGTCGTCCCGGTTCTCGATGTGGATGGCCTGGGGCCCGGACCTGACGTTCTTCTGCAACGCCGCCTACCGGCGCGACACGCTGGGCCGCAAGTACCCGTGGGCCCTCGGGCGCCCGGCAAGCGAGGTGTGGGCCGAGATCTGGGACGACATCGGCCCGCGGATCGCCACCGTGCTCGCCACCGCGCAGGCGACCTGGGACGAGGCCCTGCTGCTCTACCTGGAGCGGTCCGGTTATCCGGAGGAGTCGTACCACACGTTCTCCTACAGCCCGCTGCGCGACGACGACGGCGTCGTGGTCGGCATGCTGTGCGTGGTCAGCGAGGACACCGACCGCGTCATCGCCGACCGGCGGCTCTCGACGCTGCGCGACCTGGGCTCGGACCCGGCCGTCGTGCGCACCGAGCAGCAGA
This genomic window contains:
- a CDS encoding SGNH/GDSL hydrolase family protein, giving the protein MTIGGPNFTDRTLRMVVHPSVGGAALRVHLSNLRGTTPLAVGAVSLALQAGEATAVAGSGHAVTFSHAKTFTIPAGQEVVSDPVPLSVQAEQNLLVSLYLPQATSSATWHSDAFDVSYLSKPGDFAADTEDGNYVAATTSWYYLSGLDVVSPAARGTVVAFGDSITDGYNTPASAYRRWPDDLARRLAGPHPSAVVDAGIGGNRVLTDVPNIWQGVSALKRFAHDALAQPGVRTVILLEGINDIGNNAGPGGVPLTAQHLIDGYRELIRQAHAAGVRIIGATMLPDKGSGGYSEHGETIRQAANAWIRTGGQFDGVVDFDQATQDPSDPGALRAGFDSGDHIHPNEAGMQAMADAVDLRLLNH